GAGGCAACTGATAGTGTTGTTACCACTTCTTAACAAGACCAATTCTGATCACATATGGAAGTTACCTTTCAGACGTTTAAGCTCAGCTTTATTTTTCGCATCAATATCTCTATGGCTCTGCAATTCCCTTGCCAAAGATCTGTGATTCAAATGAACATCAGCTATTGCGAATCTCAAATTCTTAACTTCTGATTCTAGTTCTGCCAGCTGCCCGCATGAGCCTAGCATAAAAAGACATGCATACTGTTAACTGATCAACAACTCGAGGGGGTAAAATGGGAAATATTATGTTGTACACAATATAAACTTCCTACTAAGCATGTACCATCATTCTGAAGCTCCTTCCGAACTGCAGCATATAACCCATCCTTCAGGCACCACAGGTCATCAATGGCAACTATTATATTGTTTAAAATGTTCCCAGACTTTGCAGAAACGGTATGTTCTCTATCTTCTTTAATCTGCTCTGTGCAATTATTGGAAGAGGAACTTTCAGTCGCACCTGTCTCCATAAGTCGGCTAAGAAAAGCATTCTCAGTATAGGATGGAGGCCCGTCTACATAGAAATGCAAAAGCCTTCTTAGCTAGTATACTTGCCAAACAATTAAAACCTAAAGATAGAAAACGGATGAATCATATAAAACTCCTATAAATCAGAATTGCCAAAAATTTAGCTCAACCTTAGAAGttataacaaaaacaaaagcatAGTCCTTGGTATTAAGTTAACAGTTCCATTACAAGGGGCtagaacaacaacaaataaaaaattttagcatGGCAGAAGATTCTCACCTTTCACATTTGGAGTATGTCCAACATCCTGTCCACTAGATTTTCTTGTGTGGATGGACCTTGATTCCAAGTCTGTAATCAgctattgtaaaaaaataatgtcaATTTCCCATAAAGCAGTTTACTAGGGGAAAAAGTCTACAagatgtaaaatatttttctagtcTTTTCTTAGTCAGCAGAAAAGCATATAATTGTCTAACGGTTTGGACAGGATCTTACTGCTTCCCAAGATTTATTCACCGCTTTCAATGTAGAATCATATGACTTTTGTTTCTCTTTCAGTTGAAGGAACTTATTCTCAAGGGTAGAACACTCAACTTTCTGTGCCTCTAACTTTTGTACAAGCTTTTGATTCTGAAATTGTAGAACTGCAGCATCAAGCTGCATCATGCCAAAAAAAAAGGAGGGGGCATTAGGAGAAGGTTCAAATAATATGAGCTAtaataagataacatttcaACTTGGCAACCTACTCATAGACAGATGAATTATTTCCCCCCAAATTTCACAATATAGCATTCACACAACCAATAAAAACAACTATCAAAGGCAAAATGACATCACAATACGAAAGCACAAACACATACAATCAgaggtaaaagaaaaagaaaaggaaacttcatataatataaaattcttgcCGACAAGAAAAAATGTGCCGTATAATTAACAAAGCTAATTTCCACAGACCAATTAACCTATCCATAGGTCCATACCCCAATCAAAATCTTCTtccacaaaaaataatatctcATATTCAAGCCTGAGCACATAGGAGGAGGACCCAGCAATTCACGGTGTTAAAACATACGACTATACTGAGGAGATTGGCTACAAACAATATAGTTACTAAAGTGAGCTAAAAGAGATCTGCAAAAGGGCGGTTAAGTGGCAATGGCAGCAAATAAACCTGCAAATCCATgatcatttaaataataataaaccctCAGAAATCAAACCAGAGCTTAAAGTTCCAATCATTAGGTCAAAACCTTATATCAACATGCATCGATTTGattccataaaagaaaattcaagtaGAAACAACATGCTAAAAAAGAAACTCCGATTGATACATAAGAAAAACCAGGTCAGgaattaagtgattttgatttttttttcgagttgaaatttaataaagaaaaaagcaaTAAGACAAGCATAAATATTCCACTGCATACttcaaattaaaaactaaaagttttttttttttaaggaaactAAGACCTTACCTTTTTCTCCTCAGAAATTGGCAAGAATGGTTGCTTCTTCGAGGCAACAGCAGTGGGCGGTATAGAGTTAAAGTGACGCCGTTTTCGGTCAGCCTCACCAGTGCTCCCCATTGAGCGCACCCTCAAAACTCACAAACCCCCAATCCAACCTGTGCTTCGCATCAAATCCCAATACCCACCCCCCAAATAAAACCAAGATTAAAGATTAAAGTAAAGGTCTTTTTTAACAAAACCCTAGCCAACCAATTCCGTTTGAAAACCCTAATTCCTGAATTTGAAAGCTTTTGATCACCTCCGGTTCTATTGAAACTGTAACGAAAACAACAATATTGGgtttctaataataataataataataagagttGTTTGTTGGACTTTCTTTCGCCCTACTTTTCTCTCTCTGAAAACACAgcgagaaaatgaaaaatcctaatttaataattacttAGGGAGGTCGAGGGGGTATTCAATGGAGTTGTCTGAAATTTCGTGAATGTTAGAAGGGTAGTATTGGAAATTTAGTGAAAATggagttttttcttctttgattttataaattccttgattttcttagCTGTTTGCCTGTTGGAGAAGAATctcataaattataaataggtTTAATTATGACTCCAGTCCTTATActctttgaatttataaatttaatttctttacttttaattcaagaaatCAATCCTTCATCGTGTCTGATTTAAAAATTGGCTTAATGCATTGTTTAGTCCTTAAAGTATACAGCTTTTCTCACTGATGGAATATCTAGCCAGTCATAACATGATAAGAATTAATGAATtcgaaaaatataattcaaaatttaaaaaaaaacctagaaaaCAATCCAAAGAActaatttttcccttaaaaacgCTGCTAACTTCCGTCAAATGCCACCATTTCAACCATCGCTCCAGAGGGAAAATCGATCAGGATTCTAATCTAGAGAGAAAGGCTATGACCAATTAAGTCAAGATAAAAATTAGTTAGAAGCGACAATTGAATCGATTGAACtgatttttaagattttttatttttattaattttttaataatttatttaattgaatcatCTAAATTTGATCAAACCAACCAGATCGACATGACATTCAAATGCCACCATTTCAACCACCGATTTGTCCCCTTTCGCCTTTATTATTCGATTTCCTTTTAAGAACTTCCCAGGAGCAGACATTGGGAACCCAGTACTaacttctttaatttttaaatcaaataagaaGGTTAAATtccagaaattaaaaataaatatattaaattgcaATTTGCAAAAAGTATGAAACCTGAGGACTTAATTACACCATTAAAATATCCAAAGCTAAATTTAGTTCATTAGCTCCCTCGAGAAAGTTGGCACGAGATATAAATTCaaacatgaaataagaaaaaaaaaccttatatTGGATATATACTCAGATTTAAGTCGAGATAACACAGGAGATCAGCTATATAAAAGAAGGTCCTATACTCATTTCATCATTGTAATACCTGttctttttttacaaattgggcagACCGAGTCTGCCTAACAGTTCAGCTATATACACGTCAAATTATCAGGCTTCAATGGAGCTAGTGCTGGccaaaaagaatttaaaagaacCTCATCTACTCGGTTAACAGTACATTCATTACACCTAAGTGTGACGACGACTACGTCATTCATCTTTCATTGAGAGTTCACGTCTTTTTTTCTGCCCAACTTCCACAACCAGTGTTAAAAGAGCCTCGCACACTTGTGCCGCATCTGCTTCAGAAGGGTCATCATTCAATGATGAATAAACCATCCAGGCATGATCTAGTTTCCGTTTTGGCCGTACCACAACAGATCCTGGGGCTTCTGCATCACAGCGTGCCACAACCCCGTCGCTCTTTTCACTGTATCTAACCCGCAGCAACTGGGCACATGCAGCCATCACAGCACCGAGGGGCATGACCACAGGCAACCTTGCAGGTTGACCATCAGAAAGGGGAGCCGTCAATGGTAGCTCCGCATGAGCAATATGAGATAATGTTGCTAAAACAGCAGGAGTGATGCCGGCTTCGGTATGGAAAGAAACAACAGGAAGTTCCCGAGGTAAATGGTGTTTCTTCAAAAATTCCTTCCTCCGCTTGTAAGTCAAGTCTTCCAAAGCTTGCATGTCCCCCTGTACAGTCAGAATTATTCATGaacttagaaaaataaaatgtgaagaGATGCAAATTATCTATACTACTCGGACACAAGTTTAAGCATCATATATGAGTATGTGTCCAACACGAGTACGAGTATGTTGaatttttccaagtttttcCAAGTAATTGGAGGATCCCTAAAGAATCATAGTCTTATACCCGATTACGTATCCGGATACTGCACTTGGCTAGAAAGTAGACTCATAAACCCTTCTTCCCTAGGAAAGAGGTGAAAATCACTAAAATACCAAAGCAGGTGCTGAGTTCCTCCCATGGAAACTCAGAAATTGCAGCAAACATAATTGCATAATATCATACTGTCAATTATTTGtagaaactaaagagaaaagaaaatgcatAAAAGATAACTCCAAACCTTAATCACTTTACAAATCAGAATCTCCATAAGTTTCCGTATATTAACATAATCACCGAGTTGACCTTCTCTCAAGATATCTGAAGCTATAGGGCTTCCACCATACGGACTCTGTGCTATTGCCAACCCAGCAACTTTATCTTTCAAGTCAGACCAATAGATAGATAAAGCAGCCGCTGCATCTACGCCACCTTTGCTATGTCCAAGAAGCAAAACGCGTTTCTGGGAACCCCAATAAATTTCCTCGATGTAATCCTTTATTTCTTTGGCATTTTTCTCAACTGAAGCCTAGTTAGTAATTGTCAACATTCAGTATAGACCAAAAAGTACAGAACTGTGGAATTGAAGACTAATTAAATATACCTCACTGTGAATTTTGGCAATATGGCAAGTTAGACCCAATTTTGAGAAACTTGTTTTTGTGCTGACAAAGTATAGAGGGCCATGGTTGCTGAAAAGACCTGCCACAAAAAAGGCCAGAACTGAAAATTTAgctaatatagaaatatagaatcctttttctctttttcgcTACAAGAAATATAGAATTTGAAGTTACAAAAGGGGGAAATTAACACAACATAGTTCAAAGATATTCCACATCTACTTTTCATGTCATGCCTACCAATGGCATCAAATTTCAccatccaaaaaaaatcaagttcagGGATATATTTTGATACGAACTCAAGTCAGTTTTAACCTTGGTCCATTTTGGCATATTCTTAGTTATAAGTTTCCATAACTGATTTTAGTCAGTTGAAATCCTATGTAGACTCTTAATTACTACATATACAAAGTAAATGCAATTCATGAACTTATATTCTTGATTTCACCAGTGAAAGGTAGACAATATGTTTCATAGCTGATACAAAATAGATGATTTTGGAAGGTACCACATGCTTGGTGAGGTAGTCAAACTCAGCTAAGGTAGGGTTAGGAAATGCTGTTTTCAGAAAGGTTTCcttctaatttgtttttaagaaaCAATCTTTGATGTTTTAAACTGTCTACAATAAATCTTTAGTCATAAAATGAACTTCCCTTAAAAGAGTACTGTAAGCAACGGTATAAAATTACTCCCCCTCTTTTTAGtttataaatcattttttttcctctcgCGGTGCCaaagaagaaatattttttctttcaggAGAAAAAATTGCTAAGATACCTGGAACCAATAAATAAACCATTGTGTTTGGCAGCTTGTGCAGACCATGCCTGACAAAATGGGAGCCAACTAATCAATAAGTGCATAAACACGCCAAGTAATAATAGACACAAAAGATGCAAAGCCCATTTTACCTAATATTGTCTAAAATTTCTGCAAACTTCTCAGTTCCGTCTTCAACTGGAGGCATCTCAGGATCACGCTTCAACCATCCTATATCATCAGCAGATCCACGAACGGTCCTCTGTGCCCTTTCAATAAGCCTGaggttttttgttttcaaagattgGGAAAATTCAGTACTCCATATAATTCTCATAACTAAAATTTCCTCTGCACTAAATAAGAATCAATACAAAATTACGAACAAAAATcgaaataaaagaaagggaaagatttttaaccaaaatactCCATGATTTTAAATGGAATAGAAGTACGCTCCGTAATCAATATCCTATATCTATTGAGAGCATAAGAGGAACTTCACTTGAAAATTGcaaacattttatcttttagcaTCATGTGTAACTACAGCTACAGATAATATTATGGGaagaaattttcaaatcataatTCATTTTCACAAATTGTCCTACagaagaaattcaaaattaagcaTTCAGGAATCTGTACCCTTGAAACATGGAAATCCCATTTTGCCCATTATGATTTGAATGTACAATCACACCAGTATTTTCAGATGGATCTCCAGCAGTGGCCCTTGCTATTCCAACATGGTTAGCAGAGGTAGCATTTACAAGACTAGATGATTCAGCCAACGTGGAGGTGCTTTCACTAGAAAAAGGATGATCACTAATCACGGTATCCTCAGTCTGTACAGAAGAAAACGTTTCTAATTCTTGTGCATGTACAACGGAATCCCCTGAATCTCTGGTGGAAGGTTCCACTGCAACATTGCCGAAAATATTTCAATGAATTCATCCGTAGTTCATGGATAAAATCAATGTGAAGAAGAAATAAAGGCCAAAGAAATGAAGAACACCATTAGTTTGATATATAGGCAAGCttcaaatgaaaatgatataagTAACTCTTCAAAGGCTAATGATTAAGACtcgggaaagaaaaagaaataagaaagaacaaaaaataaatcttatGTACAACATAAATATTGCATAAGGAAAGGGGAGAGGAGAAATACAAGGTGAAAAGGTACAACTTACCAGCATAATCAGAAAAACAACCAGTAAAGTAAGTAGTTGTTTGAGCAAGACACGAAACAGCTTCATTTAGAGCTGGTAATGAGGTAAATAATTGAGGAATAAGCCCATCAAATCCCTTGTCATTTTGTGCCTGACAACAGGGTTGCTGTTACTTGAAGTTTAAGATAAAAACCAGATGCAGTCTTAAtgaaattaactaaagaactaTGACACCAATTTTACCCAGAAGAAgaagggaaaataaaataaagctatAACTCCAAGTTATGAAGTTTAAAAACTAAATGTAATTGCAAAAAAGGATCTTATGTCAAACAATACTAGAAGGAAAAAAGATATATAACAGAGAAAGCAGAACTCTagtatgttataaatttaaactagaaCCCAGATCAGGCTAAACATTTGATTGAAGAACCTcttaaaactcaataaaatcTTGAAATCTAAACCACATACAGATTCGAATAAAACATCTTCAAACAAACAACAACCTATACTTTTAAAGCTGAAATACTTACCACCAACGGAGCTGATTCTCCATTTCTGCAGCTTTCAGCACCCCTCATTAGGATCAACCTCTAACAACCAATAAAGAGGGAAAATAACAAGTTACCTATTAAAAAAACACCTCAAAGATGAAAATAGgaaagtgaagaaaaaaaaattgcctTGATGCTCATCAATCCAAGCTTTATTAATCTAAGCTTTCGGCAGAGCAATTCCATTAGCATAATTTGCTTCCAAAAGCCTAAGACTAGAGAGTTATATGCtgttattctttcatttttttttttcttttttttttctgattcttAAACCCTAGATCGTTCTCATAGAAAGATTCGATAGATAACGCAATCAACTTCAACAGAGAattaggcaaaaaaaaaaatctaacatcaaacaattaataataaataaaaatttaaaatttttaaaagtaaattcaAGAAACACTTACttgaaattttctcttttctccaaatAATAATTATCCGTGAAACGTTTTGCAGATCCGATTCAACAAATTTCAATACGCATGAATGACGGATTCAATCTTTTCGACAAAGAAACAAAGACGATAACTGATTGGTATTGGGCCGTGAAGTGTACGGATCCAAGGGGAAACCCCTTTTTTCCTTCAGTTGGGCCTTATAACATCAAACAAGTAAATGTTTATAGtccctaaaaaaattattattttatatttgaaacaGAAAAGCCAAATAATCTACACTATCAAAAGTTAACCAGATATCAACTcggttagaaaaattataaaatatttattaaaataagttgtattatttgagaatattttagtcttttattttaatgaaatttaataaaaacatgcATGCGATGGGATTTAAACCCACACCAATTGCaataataaaatcttatattCACCACTTaaccaaagttttaatttaatatattttatacaattttattttaatatgcataatttattatctccataagttatatatgttaattaaattcaaactatatgtttcattatttattatatattatttttaaacacatatttatattctaaattcataatttccaCATCTATATACATAGaatttctaataataataatttctgtaaaaattattataataataaacctCTAAAACTTTTTATCACTTTGTCTTCATCCCCATTTAGCaattttatttctctcttttaaaattttaaaatgagttaacaaatagaaataaaatatttattttaaataaaatatatttaataattgttttctCATAATAGAATAATGAGaagtaaactaaaaaatatacatttatagAATTTGAATCAACGCAAgagatttgatatttaaatattgctagaaacgaaaacgaaaacgatATATGTTTCctaaaattaaatggagacTGATTTTTCTTTAGTACAACTCCCATGCCATTACGAAGAGTAAATAATTGTCAACACATCAATACTATTGAGATTCAAACCTAAACAATTCTCGAGGAAGGTGGACATCCAACCTTAAGCCATAACTTGAGACTTAATATATCTTCACTTATCGtaccatatatataattaatatgttCTTTAGTATTTTTCATATCCGTTTTATGGTACACGTTTCGAATTTATAGTTTTCCTTCCTAGCAATATCATCTTTAAAGCTCAAACCAATAGCGAAATCAGGGGCTGGCAGTAGAATTGTTCATGGGTCAGGTCAGGTTTAGGTCAGgccaagtaaaaaaatttaggctCATTTTCTAGGCCAAACCCAAAAatagacttaaaattttacccaaacatgacatgaataaaaaatgctaaaactcgaGCCTGACCGACCcgtattaaaatatacaatttaattccctCAATATAATTTTCTATCTTAATTCCTAATTcaaacatttgtattttttttaagaatgcAATATACATAACTTCACCAAACtcttttgttatatatttaatcaaatattgaaGGGCACATCTAtgtacctatatatatatatatatac
The Gossypium raimondii isolate GPD5lz chromosome 8, ASM2569854v1, whole genome shotgun sequence DNA segment above includes these coding regions:
- the LOC105790318 gene encoding uncharacterized protein LOC105790318, which encodes MRGAESCRNGESAPLVAQNDKGFDGLIPQLFTSLPALNEAVSCLAQTTTYFTGCFSDYAVEPSTRDSGDSVVHAQELETFSSVQTEDTVISDHPFSSESTSTLAESSSLVNATSANHVGIARATAGDPSENTGVIVHSNHNGQNGISMFQGLIERAQRTVRGSADDIGWLKRDPEMPPVEDGTEKFAEILDNIRHGLHKLPNTMVYLLVPGLFSNHGPLYFVSTKTSFSKLGLTCHIAKIHSEASVEKNAKEIKDYIEEIYWGSQKRVLLLGHSKGGVDAAAALSIYWSDLKDKVAGLAIAQSPYGGSPIASDILREGQLGDYVNIRKLMEILICKVIKGDMQALEDLTYKRRKEFLKKHHLPRELPVVSFHTEAGITPAVLATLSHIAHAELPLTAPLSDGQPARLPVVMPLGAVMAACAQLLRVRYSEKSDGVVARCDAEAPGSVVVRPKRKLDHAWMVYSSLNDDPSEADAAQVCEALLTLVVEVGQKKRRELSMKDE